One genomic window of [Clostridium] scindens ATCC 35704 includes the following:
- a CDS encoding winged helix-turn-helix domain-containing protein — translation MILTVSDSEEKILNKIKSVLACESTIEFMKITHSEKLIFRGLEVDQLQRRVTRADVVVELTKYEYDLLLYLASSPNRVFTKEQIYQHIYEDVEAEVNNRVYGLVKNLRKKIEDKPEAPRYIETIRGVGYRFRA, via the coding sequence ATGATTCTTACAGTTTCTGATTCCGAGGAGAAAATTCTGAATAAGATAAAATCAGTTCTAGCCTGCGAAAGTACGATAGAGTTTATGAAGATTACACACTCTGAAAAGTTGATATTCCGAGGTCTGGAAGTAGACCAGCTTCAGCGGAGAGTTACAAGAGCAGATGTGGTTGTGGAGCTTACCAAATATGAATATGACCTGCTTCTTTATCTTGCCTCATCTCCCAATCGGGTATTTACGAAAGAACAGATTTATCAGCATATTTATGAGGATGTGGAAGCAGAAGTGAATAACCGTGTCTATGGATTGGTTAAGAACCTGAGAAAGAAAATAGAAGATAAGCCGGAAGCACCACGCTATATTGAAACGATACGTGGCGTGGGTTACCGCTTCCGGGCATAA
- a CDS encoding DUF368 domain-containing protein: MRFLVDFFKGMVVGIGGIAPGLSGSVMLLILGLYEKALKAISTLFKDFKGNSMFLMPLVLGFGCGVLVFSKVVDFLLEHYEFQTRYLFFGLVIGTVPLFYKSVRKNGFEKRNYVMVAVALILGFFLFSFNKNLFSVVTDPNLFQSIFLGVAVAGSSIIPGVDSAVILSALGLYELYVSSIADFNMQILIPAGIGLVIGAFIISTIMSFLINRFYTITYSVIFGLFLSIIPSILNSSCVIDNPNSLFEASLFGVFGFILSYYLGDISGNNKK, from the coding sequence ATGAGATTTTTAGTTGATTTTTTTAAAGGAATGGTTGTGGGAATAGGAGGTATAGCTCCAGGCTTAAGTGGTAGTGTCATGCTTTTGATTCTTGGATTATATGAAAAAGCTCTTAAAGCCATAAGCACTCTATTTAAAGATTTTAAAGGAAATAGTATGTTTCTTATGCCGCTTGTTCTTGGATTTGGATGTGGTGTACTTGTTTTTAGTAAAGTTGTAGATTTTTTATTAGAACATTATGAATTTCAAACAAGATATTTATTTTTTGGATTAGTAATTGGAACGGTTCCGCTTTTTTACAAATCAGTAAGAAAAAATGGATTTGAAAAAAGAAACTATGTTATGGTTGCTGTTGCTTTGATTTTGGGATTTTTCTTGTTTTCGTTTAATAAAAACTTATTTTCGGTTGTGACTGATCCTAATTTATTTCAATCAATTTTTTTAGGCGTGGCAGTCGCTGGTTCATCAATTATACCGGGGGTAGATAGTGCCGTCATATTGTCAGCACTCGGTTTATATGAATTATATGTAAGTTCAATTGCTGATTTTAATATGCAGATTTTAATTCCGGCAGGGATTGGTCTTGTGATTGGTGCATTTATAATATCAACAATTATGAGTTTTTTAATTAATCGTTTTTATACCATAACCTATTCCGTGATTTTCGGGCTATTTTTGTCAATTATCCCCAGTATATTAAATAGCAGTTGTGTTATAGATAATCCTAATAGTCTGTTCGAAGCAAGCTTATTTGGAGTGTTTGGATTTATACTTTCGTATTATTTAGGAGATATCAGCGGAAATAATAAAAAATAA
- a CDS encoding NAD(P)-binding domain-containing protein, with the protein MAFWERRKNQISRRKYNDWVIGENMFKNNKITTYGIIGLGRFGKALAMNLAEAGAEILVIDKATIWGYRLENGKSKDKEDHNKEDRMEE; encoded by the coding sequence ATGGCATTTTGGGAAAGGCGAAAGAATCAAATATCCAGAAGGAAATATAATGATTGGGTAATAGGTGAAAATATGTTTAAGAATAATAAAATAACAACGTATGGGATTATAGGTCTCGGACGATTTGGTAAGGCTCTTGCAATGAATCTTGCAGAAGCAGGGGCAGAGATTCTTGTAATAGATAAAGCAACAATATGGGGATATAGGTTAGAAAATGGTAAAAGCAAAGATAAAGAAGACCATAACAAAGAAGATAGAATGGAGGAGTAA
- a CDS encoding response regulator transcription factor, protein MNNKYKILVVEDEINIRNLLVALLETNGYAAIVAGDYTTGKMMYESHRPDLVILDLGLPDIDGTTFINEVRKVSLTPIIVLSARTDESDKVGALDMGANDYVTKPFRSAELVARVRSALRITRHSSEDGKLPGGTFRSKGLLIDYDARRVFIDNTEIKLTQIEYNIITVLSEHAGKVMTYAAIIKEIWGYNDLNSKKKLQVNMANIRKKFGAKPGKHNYIENELGVGYRMCEQEESL, encoded by the coding sequence ATGAATAATAAGTATAAAATTCTTGTTGTGGAAGATGAAATAAATATTAGAAATCTGCTAGTGGCATTGTTAGAGACGAATGGATATGCAGCGATTGTGGCAGGTGATTATACAACAGGAAAAATGATGTATGAGTCTCATAGACCGGATTTGGTTATTTTAGACCTTGGACTTCCGGATATAGATGGGACTACATTTATAAACGAGGTTCGTAAAGTTTCATTAACTCCGATAATTGTACTTTCTGCAAGAACAGATGAATCGGATAAGGTTGGTGCACTGGACATGGGAGCGAATGATTATGTAACAAAGCCATTTAGGTCTGCAGAGTTAGTTGCAAGAGTCCGTTCAGCACTTAGAATAACTAGACACAGCAGTGAGGATGGAAAGCTTCCGGGTGGAACGTTCCGGTCTAAAGGATTACTGATCGATTATGATGCCAGAAGAGTTTTTATTGATAATACAGAAATTAAGCTTACCCAGATAGAATATAACATTATTACCGTATTATCCGAACATGCAGGAAAAGTTATGACATATGCAGCGATTATTAAGGAAATATGGGGATATAATGATCTGAACAGTAAAAAGAAACTGCAGGTAAACATGGCGAATATACGGAAGAAGTTTGGTGCAAAGCCCGGCAAACATAATTATATAGAAAATGAGCTTGGAGTAGGATACCGAATGTGTGAACAGGAGGAATCACTATAA
- a CDS encoding ATP-binding protein has product MTKLLLRVIVKGNKVIFQINDNGCGIEKEKLKNIFTSQFYKENIPADGSKSNAGIGLSVCATIIKAHGGIFRQ; this is encoded by the coding sequence ATGACAAAACTGTTGTTAAGAGTAATTGTAAAGGGAAATAAAGTGATTTTTCAAATAAATGATAATGGTTGTGGTATTGAAAAAGAAAAATTAAAGAATATTTTCACCAGTCAGTTTTATAAAGAGAATATTCCGGCGGATGGAAGCAAGAGTAATGCCGGGATAGGTTTGTCTGTATGTGCAACCATCATTAAGGCACATGGGGGGATATTCAGGCAGTGA
- a CDS encoding sensor histidine kinase gives MKKEHSVIKDIVITIVILMMSFLLCLCNQNIFEDNFLIPTIFVLGAFLTSVITEGYIYGVVSALVSVLAVNFAFTFPYFSFDFTVMENIISGVILLVVAVITCGLTTTIKRQEAIKAESEKEKMRANLLRAISHDLRTPLTTIFGSSSALLEHYDEFSEEQNRQMIQGIKEDSLWLSRMVENLLTVTRIDGQKVKIVKTETVLDELIDSILIKFAKRYPDQTVEVDIPDDFIVIPMDAILIEQVVINLLENAVEHA, from the coding sequence ATGAAAAAAGAGCACTCTGTAATAAAAGATATTGTGATAACGATTGTGATATTAATGATGAGTTTTTTATTATGTTTGTGTAACCAAAATATATTTGAAGATAATTTCCTGATTCCGACTATTTTTGTATTAGGTGCATTTTTGACATCTGTAATTACAGAAGGGTATATCTATGGGGTTGTATCCGCACTGGTAAGTGTCTTGGCTGTTAATTTTGCTTTTACTTTTCCGTATTTTTCATTTGATTTTACGGTAATGGAAAACATAATTTCAGGAGTTATTTTGCTTGTTGTTGCAGTGATTACCTGTGGATTGACAACGACCATAAAGCGTCAGGAAGCGATCAAGGCAGAAAGTGAAAAAGAGAAGATGCGGGCAAATCTGCTTCGGGCAATTTCACATGATTTAAGAACACCGCTTACTACTATTTTCGGTTCCAGTTCTGCACTATTAGAACATTATGATGAGTTTAGCGAGGAACAAAACAGGCAGATGATTCAGGGAATCAAAGAGGATTCACTGTGGCTAAGTAGAATGGTTGAAAATCTTCTGACCGTAACAAGAATTGACGGTCAGAAAGTAAAAATTGTAAAGACAGAAACGGTTTTGGATGAACTTATTGATTCTATATTAATTAAATTTGCAAAAAGATATCCTGATCAGACAGTGGAAGTTGATATACCGGATGACTTTATTGTGATACCAATGGATGCAATCCTTATTGAACAGGTCGTAATAAATTTGCTGGAAAATGCAGTAGAGCATGCGTAA
- a CDS encoding HlyC/CorC family transporter: MGSDSISLIIIVACIVMSAYFSATETAFSSLNRIRVKNLAEKGNKKAKLVMKLSENYDSLLSTILIGNNIVNIASASLATVLFVNMLGAEAGPSVSTAVTTVVVLIFGEVSPKSIAKESPEKFAMFSAPILNMLVKILTPFNFLFGQWKKLLSLLFKSSDDTGITEEELLFIVDEAEQDGGIDEQESKLIHSALEFTEQEVIDVLTPRIDITAVSTQATKEEIAEIFAETAYSRIPLYDESVDHIIGIIYQKDFHNYVYHTDKDISEIVRPTLYVHKNKKIGVLLKELQQRKMHFAVVLDEFGGTIGIVTLEDILEELVGEIWDEHDEVNSEIEIKSEDEVIALGSANVEKLFEVLNIEITEDEEIPVIVNGWVMKELERIPVKGDTFEYKGYKITVLSVNEKRVEKVLIKKN, encoded by the coding sequence ATGGGTAGTGATTCAATTTCACTCATAATTATTGTAGCATGTATTGTTATGTCAGCATATTTTTCGGCGACGGAAACAGCGTTTTCATCATTAAACAGAATCCGTGTGAAAAATCTGGCAGAAAAAGGAAACAAAAAAGCAAAGCTTGTTATGAAGCTTTCTGAAAACTATGACAGTTTATTATCGACCATATTGATTGGTAACAACATTGTTAATATTGCCAGTGCATCTCTTGCAACGGTACTGTTTGTGAATATGCTTGGTGCTGAAGCTGGACCAAGTGTATCTACGGCTGTAACAACGGTAGTTGTGCTTATCTTCGGAGAGGTTTCACCAAAGAGTATTGCAAAGGAATCTCCTGAGAAATTTGCAATGTTTTCAGCTCCGATTTTAAATATGCTGGTCAAGATTCTGACTCCGTTCAATTTTCTCTTTGGACAGTGGAAAAAGTTATTGTCCCTGCTTTTTAAATCTTCTGATGACACAGGGATTACAGAAGAAGAATTGCTTTTCATCGTAGATGAAGCAGAGCAGGATGGCGGAATTGACGAACAGGAAAGTAAATTAATACACAGTGCTCTGGAGTTTACGGAACAGGAAGTAATTGATGTTTTAACTCCGCGAATTGATATTACAGCTGTTTCGACACAGGCCACTAAGGAAGAGATTGCAGAAATATTTGCAGAAACAGCATATTCAAGGATTCCGCTATATGATGAATCTGTGGATCACATTATAGGAATTATTTATCAGAAAGATTTTCATAATTACGTTTATCATACAGATAAAGATATTTCTGAAATTGTGCGACCTACATTATATGTACATAAAAATAAGAAAATTGGTGTCTTATTGAAAGAATTACAGCAGAGAAAAATGCATTTTGCGGTTGTGTTGGATGAGTTTGGCGGAACAATCGGTATTGTTACATTGGAAGATATCTTAGAGGAACTCGTTGGAGAAATCTGGGATGAACATGATGAAGTAAATTCGGAAATTGAGATAAAATCAGAAGATGAAGTCATAGCACTAGGCAGTGCTAATGTAGAAAAACTGTTTGAAGTATTAAATATTGAAATTACGGAGGATGAAGAAATACCGGTAATAGTAAACGGCTGGGTTATGAAGGAATTAGAACGTATACCAGTTAAGGGTGATACATTTGAGTATAAGGGATATAAGATTACCGTACTCAGTGTAAATGAGAAGCGTGTAGAGAAAGTATTGATTAAAAAGAATTAA
- a CDS encoding DUF6017 domain-containing protein — protein sequence MAVFRVEKNRGYTVMSNHHLRNKDLSLKAKGLLSLPEDWDFTLKGLSLINREQIDAIRAAVKELEQAGYIVRSRELDSQGRLRRADYIIYEQPQPVPDSPTLENPTLDNPTLEKPTQEKPTQLNKDRSSKEKSMTDGSNTDSIPILSPPSPLGEEAAAPPERKGTGAKSQSAVEIYREIIKDNIEYEHLCQYAKGIDRDMLDEIVDLLVETVCSARKTIRIAGDDYPAELVKSKLMKLDSSHIEFVFDCISKNTTEIRNIKKYLLAVLFNAPSTINGYYTALVAHDMNNGKI from the coding sequence ATGGCAGTTTTTCGAGTGGAGAAAAACCGGGGCTACACGGTGATGTCCAACCACCACCTGCGGAACAAGGATTTGTCCCTGAAAGCCAAGGGCCTGCTGTCCTTGCCGGAGGATTGGGACTTTACGCTGAAAGGCTTGTCCCTTATCAACCGAGAGCAGATCGACGCAATTCGGGCGGCAGTTAAGGAACTGGAACAGGCGGGCTATATCGTGCGTTCCCGTGAGCTTGACAGCCAAGGCCGCCTGCGCAGGGCGGATTACATCATTTACGAACAGCCCCAGCCTGTGCCGGATTCACCTACATTGGAAAATCCAACATTGGATAATCCAACGCTGGAAAAGCCTACGCAGGAAAAACCAACGCAATTAAATAAAGATAGATCAAGTAAAGAGAAATCAATGACTGATGGATCAAATACCGATTCCATTCCTATCCTTTCCCCGCCCTCTCCTTTGGGGGAAGAAGCGGCTGCGCCGCCAGAACGGAAAGGAACGGGAGCGAAATCACAGAGCGCCGTAGAGATTTATCGGGAGATCATCAAGGACAACATCGAGTATGAACACCTTTGCCAGTATGCCAAGGGGATTGACCGGGATATGCTGGACGAGATCGTGGACTTGCTGGTGGAAACCGTATGCAGCGCCCGAAAGACCATCCGCATTGCCGGGGACGATTACCCCGCCGAGCTAGTGAAATCCAAGCTGATGAAGCTGGACAGCTCTCACATTGAGTTTGTCTTTGACTGTATCAGCAAAAACACCACGGAAATACGGAACATCAAAAAATACCTGCTGGCGGTTCTGTTCAACGCCCCAAGCACCATCAACGGCTATTACACGGCGCTGGTGGCCCACGACATGAATAATGGCAAAATCTGA
- a CDS encoding DUF5348 domain-containing protein: MKQGALIFDEQTDRYDIRFDLADYYGGLHCGETFDVMVGGRWRPTRIEMAENWYLVGIHADDLSGLRVRI, from the coding sequence ATGAAACAGGGTGCTTTGATTTTTGACGAGCAGACAGACCGCTACGACATCCGTTTTGACCTTGCGGATTATTACGGCGGCCTGCACTGCGGAGAAACTTTTGATGTGATGGTGGGCGGCAGATGGAGGCCGACCCGCATTGAAATGGCCGAGAACTGGTATCTGGTGGGAATCCATGCCGACGATCTCTCCGGCCTGCGGGTGAGGATTTAA
- a CDS encoding PcfB family protein, producing MLRQLKKDGSALSNIEITDANIGLFKPCAKKYDIDFTLRKDRTTHPPRYIVIFKSKQADNLEQAFKEFTAKKLKQQERPSIRKTLAVLKEKAAARSSQQTKEKIKERGLSR from the coding sequence ATCTTACGGCAGCTCAAAAAGGACGGTTCCGCCCTGTCCAACATTGAGATCACCGACGCCAACATCGGCTTGTTTAAGCCCTGCGCCAAGAAATACGACATTGATTTTACCCTGCGGAAAGACCGCACCACCCATCCGCCCCGGTATATCGTAATCTTCAAATCCAAGCAGGCGGACAATCTGGAACAGGCGTTTAAGGAGTTTACGGCCAAGAAGCTCAAACAGCAGGAACGCCCCTCCATCCGAAAGACCCTTGCCGTCCTGAAAGAAAAGGCAGCGGCCAGAAGCAGCCAGCAGACCAAGGAGAAAATCAAGGAAAGGGGGCTGTCACGATGA
- a CDS encoding Maff2 family mobile element protein, giving the protein MEFFNSAVDTLQTIVVGLGGALCVWGGVNLLEGYGADNSASNAHVP; this is encoded by the coding sequence ATGGAATTTTTCAATAGTGCAGTTGATACTTTGCAGACCATCGTTGTGGGCCTCGGCGGCGCGCTTTGCGTATGGGGCGGCGTCAATCTTTTGGAGGGATACGGGGCGGACAACTCGGCAAGCAATGCTCATGTGCCATAA
- a CDS encoding helix-turn-helix transcriptional regulator: protein MKNRLEELRKERGIKQEELAAELEVSRQTIGSLENGRYNPSILLAFKLSKYFGLKIEDIFIYEEEEK from the coding sequence ATGAAAAACCGCTTAGAGGAATTGCGAAAAGAGAGAGGTATCAAACAGGAAGAATTAGCTGCTGAATTAGAAGTTTCAAGACAAACTATTGGTTCGTTGGAAAACGGAAGATACAACCCATCTATTTTGTTGGCTTTCAAATTGTCGAAATATTTCGGCTTAAAAATCGAAGATATTTTTATCTATGAGGAGGAAGAAAAATGA
- a CDS encoding desulfoferrodoxin family protein, translating to MAEALQVSIAELLTGDVVKNENISGNMKKMSFYVCPICANVIQSVGEGAFCCCGITLPRLEEEEKDDIHMPQVEVMDGEFHVFLEHEMTKEHYISFFAYVTSNYAQFVKLYPEQNAECRFTRRGHGAVYAYCNRHGLYKVLV from the coding sequence TTGGCCGAAGCGCTGCAGGTATCTATTGCAGAACTGCTGACAGGAGACGTGGTGAAAAACGAGAACATTTCAGGGAACATGAAGAAAATGAGTTTTTACGTGTGCCCCATCTGCGCGAATGTGATACAGTCGGTTGGCGAAGGCGCTTTCTGCTGCTGCGGGATCACGCTTCCCAGGCTTGAAGAGGAAGAAAAGGATGATATCCATATGCCGCAGGTGGAAGTTATGGACGGTGAATTCCATGTATTCCTGGAGCATGAGATGACCAAGGAGCACTACATCTCATTCTTTGCATATGTGACATCCAACTATGCCCAGTTTGTAAAACTGTATCCCGAGCAGAACGCAGAATGCCGCTTTACCAGACGGGGGCATGGCGCTGTCTATGCTTATTGCAACAGGCACGGGCTATATAAAGTGCTGGTCTAA
- a CDS encoding GNAT family N-acetyltransferase translates to MKKMKMEYKKAMANDTGRIVSLVHHTIMTVYPQYYPEKVVDFFCGLHCEKNIRRDVEKGNVGIVYSGERLAGTGSFDRNHITRVYVAPEFQRQGYGSFIMEQLEERIGQYHDEIILDTSLPASTMYERRGYKTLRHERIDVGGGVMLVYEVMKKECKER, encoded by the coding sequence ATGAAAAAGATGAAAATGGAATATAAGAAGGCTATGGCAAATGATACGGGAAGGATCGTAAGCCTGGTACATCATACGATCATGACGGTCTATCCCCAGTATTATCCGGAAAAAGTGGTGGATTTTTTCTGCGGCCTTCACTGTGAGAAAAACATCAGGCGAGATGTGGAAAAGGGCAATGTTGGCATCGTATATTCCGGAGAACGGCTGGCGGGTACGGGCAGTTTTGACAGAAATCATATCACAAGGGTGTATGTGGCTCCTGAATTTCAAAGACAGGGATACGGCAGTTTTATCATGGAGCAGCTGGAGGAGCGGATCGGCCAGTATCATGATGAGATTATTCTGGATACCTCGCTTCCGGCAAGCACAATGTACGAAAGGCGCGGATACAAAACACTGAGGCATGAACGTATAGACGTTGGCGGCGGGGTTATGCTAGTCTATGAGGTTATGAAAAAAGAGTGCAAGGAAAGATAG
- a CDS encoding DinB/UmuC family translesion DNA polymerase, which translates to MSQDRTYICIDLKSFYASVECRERGLDPLMTNLVVADHIGILEEESYKRTLWSHRPLTDFWRVGSGIARRLESAGIYTMEDIAKADEDMLYRMFGIDAELLIDHAWGRETTTIADIKAYRPKENSISSSQVLGCDYDFEGGRLIAKEMADLLCLKLVEKGLVTDPISLYVGYSRRLQKKSAHGTITMPVTTSSAKKIMGYTQELFEQIVDRNAPIHRVTLAFNRVVDEMYQQYDLFTDPAEIEREHKIQKTMLEIKEKFGKNAILKGMNLEKGATTKERNRQIGGHKSGE; encoded by the coding sequence ATGTCCCAGGATAGAACCTACATCTGCATAGATTTGAAATCTTTCTATGCTTCCGTGGAGTGCCGGGAGCGCGGGCTGGATCCGCTGATGACGAATCTTGTGGTCGCCGATCATATCGGAATCCTGGAAGAAGAGTCCTACAAAAGAACCTTGTGGAGCCATAGGCCCCTGACGGATTTCTGGAGAGTCGGATCCGGCATTGCCAGGCGCTTGGAGAGTGCAGGAATCTACACGATGGAGGACATTGCAAAAGCGGATGAGGATATGCTGTACCGCATGTTCGGCATAGACGCGGAATTGCTGATCGACCATGCCTGGGGAAGGGAAACGACGACCATAGCCGACATCAAAGCCTACAGGCCCAAGGAAAATTCTATTTCAAGCAGCCAGGTGCTGGGATGCGACTATGACTTTGAGGGTGGAAGGCTGATCGCAAAGGAAATGGCGGATCTGCTCTGCCTGAAACTGGTGGAGAAAGGGCTGGTTACAGACCCTATTTCTTTATATGTAGGATACTCCAGACGCCTGCAGAAGAAGTCCGCCCATGGGACTATCACCATGCCCGTAACTACAAGTTCCGCGAAAAAGATCATGGGCTATACCCAAGAACTATTCGAGCAGATCGTCGACAGGAATGCGCCAATCCACAGAGTGACGCTGGCATTTAACCGCGTGGTGGATGAGATGTACCAGCAGTATGATTTGTTTACCGACCCTGCGGAGATAGAAAGAGAGCATAAGATACAGAAAACCATGCTTGAGATCAAAGAGAAGTTTGGGAAAAATGCAATCCTTAAGGGAATGAATCTGGAAAAGGGTGCAACCACGAAAGAACGCAACAGGCAGATCGGAGGACACAAAAGTGGAGAATAA
- a CDS encoding DUF5131 family protein: MSMWNPWRGCHRHSEGCRYCYIHKGDKRKGIDTGQVVRTEKFYAPVEKTKSGIYKMKPGQTVYLCFSSDFLVEDADPWRKECWEMMRERQDLQFLFLTKRIERFAACMPADWGDGYENVTVGCTVENQEMADYRLAIFQELPLKHKNIICQPLIEAIDIRKYLDGVELTVVGGESDKNARPLSYEWVLSIRQQCISQNCAFEFRQCGTHFIKDGKQYMLKVKDLGSQARKANINWKG, translated from the coding sequence ATGTCCATGTGGAATCCCTGGCGGGGCTGCCACAGGCATAGCGAAGGGTGCAGATATTGTTATATCCATAAGGGGGATAAGAGGAAAGGGATTGATACCGGGCAGGTGGTGCGTACGGAGAAATTCTATGCGCCTGTGGAAAAGACCAAGTCCGGCATCTATAAGATGAAGCCTGGGCAGACGGTGTATCTGTGCTTTTCTTCGGACTTCCTGGTGGAGGACGCGGATCCCTGGCGCAAGGAGTGCTGGGAGATGATGCGGGAAAGGCAGGATCTGCAATTTCTCTTCCTGACAAAGCGGATCGAGCGGTTTGCGGCCTGTATGCCCGCTGACTGGGGCGACGGGTATGAGAATGTAACGGTGGGATGTACCGTTGAAAATCAGGAGATGGCAGACTATCGGCTTGCGATTTTCCAGGAACTGCCGCTTAAGCATAAGAATATTATCTGCCAGCCTTTGATTGAGGCGATCGATATCAGGAAATATCTGGATGGAGTGGAATTGACGGTAGTAGGAGGAGAATCCGACAAAAATGCCCGGCCCCTTTCCTATGAATGGGTACTATCCATCCGGCAGCAGTGTATCAGTCAGAACTGCGCGTTTGAATTCCGACAGTGCGGCACTCATTTTATAAAAGATGGAAAACAATATATGCTTAAGGTAAAGGATTTGGGAAGCCAGGCGAGGAAGGCGAATATTAATTGGAAGGGATGA
- a CDS encoding CatA-like O-acetyltransferase yields the protein MSNKYELIDEKNWKRAMHCMVFRDSVEPAFCVTFELDITKFLRKIKESGYSFTMAMIFVVSKCANEIEEFRYRFVDGQVALFEKIDTAFTYLDQDTELFKVVNVPMQDIMEDYVELAARTAREQKEYFTGPLGNDVFQFSPMPWVSYTHISHTNSGKKDNATPLFDWGKYFERDGKVLLPFSVQAHHSFVDGLHVGRLAEAIQDYLEQ from the coding sequence ATGAGTAATAAGTATGAACTGATCGACGAAAAGAACTGGAAGCGCGCTATGCATTGCATGGTATTTAGGGATAGCGTTGAACCGGCATTCTGCGTCACGTTCGAATTGGACATCACGAAGTTTTTAAGGAAGATAAAAGAGAGCGGGTATTCATTTACCATGGCTATGATCTTTGTTGTGTCAAAGTGCGCCAATGAGATAGAAGAATTTCGCTACCGTTTTGTTGATGGCCAGGTAGCGCTGTTTGAGAAGATTGATACGGCGTTTACCTACCTTGATCAGGATACGGAATTATTTAAAGTAGTCAATGTGCCTATGCAGGATATCATGGAGGATTATGTAGAACTGGCAGCCAGGACGGCAAGAGAACAGAAGGAATATTTTACCGGACCGCTTGGAAATGATGTATTCCAGTTCTCACCCATGCCTTGGGTGTCCTATACGCATATCTCTCATACGAATTCGGGAAAGAAAGATAATGCGACGCCCCTGTTTGACTGGGGAAAATATTTTGAACGGGATGGAAAGGTGCTTCTTCCATTTTCTGTACAAGCGCATCATTCTTTTGTGGACGGCCTACATGTGGGACGGCTGGCAGAAGCAATCCAGGACTATCTGGAACAGTAG
- a CDS encoding SGNH/GDSL hydrolase family protein, with the protein MNGDTTHGALKRLRRIVAYPEYEAVDTYIVGIGTNDVLLPYLTRISWLWKLQMEPRCRRLQCKTDMKEFAVEYEKYLILLADRQKKMILIGMPYIELKGYPHESIRIRNKIIGRLAKKYEVPFIDIYALQMELASQPGEYTWKHRNLTRVGEGVFTAVLPFTKDWLGRMRGLKLTVDGVHYNTESAKALAMEVQRHLDRLVKERNH; encoded by the coding sequence GTGAATGGGGATACGACCCACGGCGCTTTGAAGCGGCTAAGAAGGATTGTCGCTTATCCGGAGTACGAAGCGGTAGACACCTATATTGTCGGCATTGGGACGAATGACGTATTGCTGCCGTATCTGACCCGGATATCATGGCTGTGGAAACTACAGATGGAGCCAAGATGCAGACGGCTTCAATGCAAGACGGACATGAAGGAGTTTGCCGTTGAGTATGAAAAGTATCTGATACTTCTGGCTGATAGGCAGAAAAAGATGATCTTGATAGGAATGCCTTATATTGAGTTGAAAGGCTATCCTCATGAATCGATAAGAATCAGAAATAAGATTATCGGGCGCCTGGCAAAAAAGTATGAGGTACCATTTATTGATATTTATGCTTTGCAGATGGAATTGGCTTCGCAGCCAGGGGAGTATACGTGGAAGCATAGGAATCTGACCCGCGTGGGCGAAGGCGTATTTACGGCAGTACTTCCATTTACAAAGGACTGGCTTGGACGGATGAGAGGACTAAAGCTTACGGTGGACGGCGTCCACTATAATACGGAATCAGCCAAGGCCCTGGCCATGGAGGTACAGAGACATTTGGACAGATTAGTAAAGGAGAGAAATCATTGA